In one window of Scylla paramamosain isolate STU-SP2022 chromosome 38, ASM3559412v1, whole genome shotgun sequence DNA:
- the LOC135091870 gene encoding perlucin-like protein isoform X1 → MKVSLVVVLAAAASVANAGFVYRSDGCPEPYERLDATRCVLADPFKLRKFKEALEFCSGHDGNLVTYDNCPDQLLIWDYIHSEETLASKSYWMGATDEEEEGTWFFTHEQRVVPMGNPFWKHGEPSMSTNNNCAILQAAANHRWVDISCTSSANVICLRNG, encoded by the exons ATGAAAGTTTCCCTGGTGGTCGTGCTTGCTGCGGCCGCGTCTGTGGCAAATG CAGGGTTTGTGTACAGGAGTGATGGCTGTCCGGAGCCGTACGAGCGCCTGGATGCCACGCGCTGTGTCCTGGCGGATCCCTTCAAGCTGAGGAAGTTCAAAGAGGCCCTCGAATTCTGCAGTGGTCACGACGGGAATCTGGTAACTTACGACAACTGCCCCGACCAGCTTCTCATATGGGACTACATACatagtgaag AGACTCTAGCGTCCAAATCATACTGGATGGGCGCgacagacgaggaagaggaaggcacgTGGTTTTTCACACACGAGCAACGGGTTGTTCCGATGGGTAACCCTTTCTGGAAGCACGGGGAGCCTTCTAtgagcaccaacaacaactgcGCCATCCTCCAGGCTGCTGCCAACCACCGGTGGGTCGAcatctcctgcacctcctccgcCAACGTCATCTGCCTGAGGAACGGATAA
- the LOC135091870 gene encoding perlucin-like protein isoform X2, giving the protein MKVSLVVVLAAAASVANGFVYRSDGCPEPYERLDATRCVLADPFKLRKFKEALEFCSGHDGNLVTYDNCPDQLLIWDYIHSEETLASKSYWMGATDEEEEGTWFFTHEQRVVPMGNPFWKHGEPSMSTNNNCAILQAAANHRWVDISCTSSANVICLRNG; this is encoded by the exons ATGAAAGTTTCCCTGGTGGTCGTGCTTGCTGCGGCCGCGTCTGTGGCAAATG GGTTTGTGTACAGGAGTGATGGCTGTCCGGAGCCGTACGAGCGCCTGGATGCCACGCGCTGTGTCCTGGCGGATCCCTTCAAGCTGAGGAAGTTCAAAGAGGCCCTCGAATTCTGCAGTGGTCACGACGGGAATCTGGTAACTTACGACAACTGCCCCGACCAGCTTCTCATATGGGACTACATACatagtgaag AGACTCTAGCGTCCAAATCATACTGGATGGGCGCgacagacgaggaagaggaaggcacgTGGTTTTTCACACACGAGCAACGGGTTGTTCCGATGGGTAACCCTTTCTGGAAGCACGGGGAGCCTTCTAtgagcaccaacaacaactgcGCCATCCTCCAGGCTGCTGCCAACCACCGGTGGGTCGAcatctcctgcacctcctccgcCAACGTCATCTGCCTGAGGAACGGATAA